A region of Vitis vinifera cultivar Pinot Noir 40024 chromosome 13, ASM3070453v1 DNA encodes the following proteins:
- the LOC100250575 gene encoding probable phospholipid-transporting ATPase 7: protein MMENWGDRLRFTQPSLWARESLLALQRLVLGASGLGAQVGDCWLQYAKLCRSAGYYETANQAILEAQASGPPKAHMEKASLAQAIRRSNEEKFRVAVLVSQAALQFIHGLSSDYIAPEEYNDKGNGVFGFKPWQRIRVGNVVKVEKDQFFFPADLLLLSSSYDDGICYVETMNLDGETNLKVKRFLEVTLPLDDDGTFNDFRATIKCEDPNPSLYTFVGNFEYERQVYPLDPSQILLRDSKLRNTAFVYGVVIFTGHDSKVMQNATQSPSKRSRIEGKMDQIIYILFTLLVVISLISSIGFAVKTKYQMPDWWYLQPNNTTNLYNPKKPALSGIFHLVTALILYGYLIPISLYVSIEVVKVLQATFINQDIHMYDEETGNTAQARTSNLNEELGQVDTILSDKTGTLTCNRMDFLKCSIAGSTYGSGSSEVELAAAKQMAIDLEEQGNELSNFPMHKNSTGDSWNNASGLEATEIELETVVTSKDEKEHKHVIKGFSFEDIRLMGGNWSKEPNADVIELFLQILAVCHTAIPERNEEIGGFNYEAESPDEGSFLVAAREFGFEFCKRTHTSVHVRERYVSSGQPVEREYQILNLLEFTSKRKRMSVIVRDEDGQIFLLCKGADSIIFDRLAKNGRIYEEATTRHLNEYSLQDLLGVASNASVDSSSVQFGLTSLQNLLTSSLNLASIFSTKVQPLPLYECFSVSFASKSNILQLYF, encoded by the exons atgatggaaaattggGGAGATCGGCTCAGATTTACACAGCCATCCCTTTGGGCAAGAGAGTCACTTCTGGCTTTACAAAGATTGGTTCTTGGTGCAAGCGGTCTTGGTGCTCAAGTTGGTGATTGTTGGCTTCAATATGCAAAGCTCTGCCGCTCAGCTGGTTATTATGAGACAGCTAACCAAGCAATTCTAGAAGCTCAGGCTTCAGGTCCACCTAAAGCTCACATGGAGAAAGCTTCGCTGG CTCAAGCTATTCGACGTTCCAATGAGGAGAAGTTCAGAGTAGCAGTTCTAGTTTCACAGGCCGCACTTCAGTTTATTCATGGTTTGTCCAGTGACTACATTGCACCTGAGGAA TATAATGATAAAGGGAATGGTGTATTTGGTTTTAAGCCATGGCAGAGGATTCGCGTTGGGAATGTGGTGAAAGTGGagaaagatcaatttttttttcctgcagATTTGCTTTTGTTGTCGTCGAGTTATGATGATGGGATTTGCTATGTGGAGACCATGAACCTGGATGGCGAGACAAACTTGAAGGTAAAGAGGTTTTTGGAGGTTACTTTGCCATTGGACGATGATGGGACTTTCAATGATTTCAGAGCAACGATAAAATGTGAAGATCCTAACCCGAGCCTCTACACCTTTGTTGGCAATTTTGAGTATGAGCGTCAGGTTTATCCTCTTGATCCTAGTCAGATCCTCCTCAGAGATTCAAAGCTTAGGAACACGGCTTTTGTGTATGGAGTGGTGATATTTACCGGTCATGATAGCAAAGTCATGCAGAATGCAACACAGTCCCCTTCAAAAAGGAGCAGAATAGAAGGAAAAATGGATCAAATCATTTACATTCTTTTCACCCTCCTTGTGGTGATCTCATTGATCAGCTCTATTGGATTTGCCGTAAAGACAAAGTACCAAATGCCCGACTGGTGGTACTTACAGCCCAATAATACCACAAACCTTTATAATCCCAAGAAGCCAGCATTGTCAGGAATTTTCCATCTTGTCACTGCTCTTATACTTTATGGGTATTTAATACCCATCTCACTCTATGTTTCAATTGAAGTTGTGAAGGTCCTGCAAGCAACATTCATTAACCAGGACATACACATGTATGATGAGGAAACTGGGAATACTGCCCAAGCACGGACATCAAATTTGAATGAGGAGCTAGGCCAGGTTGACACAATCCTTTCTGATAAAACTGGCACTCTGACATGCAATCGGATGGATTTTCTCAAGTGTTCGATTGCTGGTTCTACATATGGTTCTGGTTCTAGTGAAGTTGAACTTGCTGCTGCAAAGCAGATGGCTATTGACCTTGAGGAGCAGGGAAATGAACTTTCCAATTTTCCCATGCATAAAAACAGTACTGGTGATTCATGGAATAATGCAAGTGGTTTAGAAGCAACAGAAATTGAACTGGAGACTGTCGTGACTTCCAAAGATGAGAAGGAACATAAACATGTGATCAAAGGGTTTAGCTTCGAGGACATCCGTCTCATGGGAGGAAATTGGTCAAAAGAGCCCAATGCAGATGTCATTGAATTATTTCTTCAGATACTTGCAGTTTGTCATACTGCAATTCCTGAGCGAAATGAAGAGATTGGGGGCTTTAATTATGAAGCAGAGTCACCAGATGAAGGAAGTTTTCTTGTTGCAGCTCGAGAATTTGGTTTTGAGTTTTGTAAAAGAACGCACACAAGTGTACATGTTCGTGAAAGATATGTTTCTTCTGGACAACCAGTCGAAAGGGAATACCAAATTCTCAATCTGTTGGAGTTCACTAGCAAAAGAAAGCGAATGTCCGTGATTGTGCGGGATGAGGATGGGCAGATTTTTCTCCTTTGCAAGGGTGCAGACAGCATCATCTTTGATCGTTTGGCAAAGAATGGAAGGATATATGAGGAAGCTACTACTAGGCATCTGAATGAATATTCTCTACAGGACCTTTTGGGAGTGGCATCAAATGCCTCAGTGGACAGCAGCAGTGTTCAGTTTGGATTGACTTCTCTCCAGAACTTACTGACAAGCAGCCTAAATTTGGCATCCATATTTTCTACTAAAGTACAACCGTTGCCTCTTTATGAGTGCTTCTCTGTGTCTTTTGCTTCAAAAAGTAACATTCTCCAACTTTACTTCTGA